The following proteins come from a genomic window of Acetivibrio cellulolyticus CD2:
- a CDS encoding sigma-70 family RNA polymerase sigma factor: MEIENIDVDKLAKQSIKGNVKAYGELIEMYKDYLYKIAFSYTRDENIALDVVRDCVINGFENIKKLRQPEFFKTWITKILINAAKDVLKKSEKYILSDAVEALEPLESSPIEEKLDLYQAIDFLPDNYRSVIVLKYFSDLKISQISYIMGIPEGSVKSYLNRARQELKNYLKEDYIYEG, encoded by the coding sequence TTGGAAATAGAAAATATAGATGTAGATAAACTTGCAAAACAATCCATTAAAGGCAATGTAAAGGCCTATGGAGAGTTAATTGAAATGTATAAAGACTATTTATATAAGATTGCATTTTCATATACAAGAGATGAAAATATTGCTCTTGATGTGGTAAGAGATTGTGTAATTAATGGTTTTGAGAATATAAAAAAGCTAAGGCAGCCGGAATTTTTTAAAACTTGGATTACAAAAATCTTAATTAATGCAGCAAAGGATGTATTGAAGAAGTCGGAAAAGTACATTCTTTCAGATGCTGTAGAAGCATTAGAACCACTTGAATCATCGCCAATTGAGGAAAAACTGGATCTATATCAAGCTATTGATTTTTTACCTGATAATTATCGTTCAGTAATTGTTTTAAAGTATTTCAGCGATTTAAAAATAAGCCAGATATCTTATATTATGGGTATTCCTGAAGGTTCGGTGAAAAGCTATTTAAATCGCGCAAGGCAGGAATTAAAGAATTATTTGAAGGAGGATTACATTTATGAAGGATAA
- a CDS encoding polynucleotide kinase-phosphatase has product MKLTVPELSLIVLIGSSGCGKSTFASKHFKPTEVISSDFCRALVSDDDNDQTVTNTAFEVLHYIAAKRLKLGKLTVVDATNVQEAARKPLVQLAREYHCLPVAVVFDLPERVCQDRNKNRTDRQVGEHVIRKHSQQLRKSIRTLQKEGFRYVYVLNSPEEVEQVVFERQPLWNNLKHEHGPFDIIGDVHGCFDELKSLLEKIGYCIEKDNEPVNGGYRVVHPEGRKAVFLGDLVDRGPGIADVLKLVMSMVKSGSALCVPGNHDIKLLKKLKGSNVQITHGLDKTLEQLENESPVFIEEVKNFIDGLVSHYVLDDGKLVVAHAGLKEELQGRGSGKVREFALYGETTGETDEYGLPVRYDWASDYRGKAMVIYGHTPQAEILNTNNTINIDTGCVFGGKLTAYRYPEREFLDVKALETYYEPAKPFLPEDDKVVFEVREDSDMLDINDVLGKRIIETRLYNNITIKEENSIAALEIMSRFAADPHWLIYLPPTMSPCETSKKEGMLEHPAEAFSYFSSRGVGRVVCEQKHMGSRAVVIVCKDEDAAKKRFGVVDGSAGICYTRTGRHFFDDMELEASLIDRIRNALNKSGFWNEFDTDWVCVDCELMPWSAKAQVLLKDQYSAVGISGRVSLDEAERLLKQASCNKNISFDVSKQTSGQNADINSLLQRFSERSDTMHKYVDSYRRYCWPVSSIDGLKLAPFHILATEGKVYSDKNHLWHMDTIAKYFTGDDNLIMATNHILVDVTDTVSIDKGIEWWENLTSSGGEGMVVKPYDFIVKNNRELLQPAVKCRGREYLRIIYGPEYTMDENIQRLRSRSLGKKRALALREFALSMESLERFVRHEPLYRVHECVFGVLALESEPVDPRL; this is encoded by the coding sequence ATGAAATTAACTGTACCAGAGTTATCTTTAATAGTTTTAATAGGCTCTTCAGGTTGTGGTAAATCAACTTTTGCCAGTAAGCACTTCAAACCGACGGAGGTAATATCGTCGGACTTCTGCAGAGCGCTTGTATCAGATGACGACAATGATCAGACTGTTACAAATACTGCCTTTGAAGTTTTGCATTATATTGCGGCTAAAAGGCTTAAGCTTGGGAAGCTTACTGTTGTTGATGCAACTAATGTACAGGAAGCCGCAAGAAAGCCTCTTGTACAACTTGCCAGAGAGTATCACTGTCTGCCTGTAGCTGTGGTATTTGACCTTCCGGAGAGGGTATGCCAGGATAGGAATAAGAACAGAACGGATAGGCAGGTAGGCGAACATGTAATCAGAAAGCATAGCCAGCAGCTCCGAAAGTCAATCAGAACACTTCAAAAGGAGGGCTTCAGGTATGTATATGTGCTCAATTCTCCAGAGGAAGTCGAGCAGGTTGTGTTTGAAAGACAGCCCTTATGGAATAACCTTAAGCATGAACATGGACCCTTTGATATTATCGGAGATGTTCATGGATGCTTTGACGAGCTGAAAAGCCTCCTTGAGAAGATAGGGTATTGTATTGAAAAGGATAATGAGCCTGTAAACGGTGGCTATAGAGTTGTACATCCTGAAGGAAGAAAAGCGGTGTTTTTGGGAGACCTGGTTGACCGTGGTCCGGGAATTGCTGATGTGTTAAAGCTTGTGATGAGCATGGTTAAATCAGGAAGCGCTCTTTGTGTACCTGGTAATCATGATATCAAACTTTTAAAGAAGCTTAAAGGGAGCAACGTTCAGATAACTCACGGTTTGGATAAAACTTTGGAACAGCTTGAAAATGAGTCTCCTGTATTTATCGAGGAAGTGAAGAACTTTATTGACGGGCTGGTCAGCCATTACGTGCTGGATGACGGAAAGCTTGTCGTTGCACATGCCGGATTAAAGGAAGAACTTCAGGGGCGTGGATCGGGTAAGGTGCGTGAATTTGCCTTATATGGCGAGACTACCGGTGAGACTGATGAATATGGCTTGCCTGTAAGATATGATTGGGCATCAGATTACCGTGGAAAAGCGATGGTTATATACGGACACACCCCACAGGCTGAAATCCTGAATACTAACAATACCATTAATATTGACACAGGCTGTGTTTTTGGCGGAAAACTTACTGCCTACAGGTATCCTGAAAGAGAGTTTTTAGATGTAAAGGCTTTAGAGACATACTACGAACCTGCCAAGCCTTTTTTACCTGAAGATGATAAGGTTGTATTTGAAGTAAGGGAAGACAGTGACATGCTAGACATAAATGATGTTTTGGGTAAGAGAATTATTGAGACTCGTCTTTATAATAACATTACAATTAAAGAGGAAAACTCTATTGCGGCTTTAGAGATAATGAGCAGGTTCGCAGCCGACCCGCATTGGCTTATATATCTGCCGCCTACTATGTCACCTTGTGAGACAAGTAAGAAAGAAGGCATGTTGGAACATCCGGCTGAGGCGTTTTCATATTTCAGTAGCCGGGGAGTAGGCAGAGTTGTATGTGAGCAAAAGCACATGGGTTCCCGTGCAGTAGTAATAGTTTGTAAGGATGAAGATGCGGCTAAAAAAAGGTTTGGAGTTGTTGATGGCTCTGCTGGAATATGTTATACACGTACAGGAAGGCATTTTTTTGATGATATGGAGCTTGAGGCCTCTTTAATTGATAGGATCAGAAATGCACTGAATAAGTCCGGGTTTTGGAATGAATTCGATACAGATTGGGTTTGCGTTGACTGTGAGTTGATGCCTTGGTCAGCTAAAGCTCAGGTGCTTTTAAAGGATCAATACTCAGCTGTTGGAATATCCGGCAGAGTTTCTCTGGATGAAGCGGAAAGACTGCTTAAACAGGCATCATGCAACAAGAATATTTCCTTCGACGTAAGTAAACAAACATCTGGGCAAAACGCAGACATAAATTCTTTGTTGCAAAGATTTTCTGAGCGTTCGGATACAATGCACAAGTATGTGGATTCATACAGGAGATACTGCTGGCCTGTGAGTTCTATAGATGGTTTAAAGCTTGCACCTTTCCACATCCTTGCAACAGAGGGAAAGGTATACTCGGATAAAAATCACTTATGGCATATGGATACTATAGCTAAATACTTTACTGGTGATGATAATTTGATTATGGCTACAAACCACATTCTCGTTGATGTTACAGACACTGTAAGCATAGATAAGGGTATTGAGTGGTGGGAGAACCTGACATCCTCGGGGGGCGAAGGTATGGTTGTGAAGCCGTATGACTTTATTGTAAAGAATAATAGAGAACTGCTGCAACCGGCTGTAAAGTGCCGTGGCAGGGAGTATCTCAGGATTATTTATGGGCCTGAGTATACAATGGATGAAAATATCCAGAGATTAAGAAGCAGATCTTTAGGGAAGAAACGCGCTTTGGCTCTAAGAGAGTTTGCACTTAGTATGGAATCACTTGAACGGTTTGTAAGACATGAACCTCTTTATAGAGTACATGAATGCGTATTTGGAGTATTAGCACTAGAAAGTGAGCCTGTTGATCCAAGGTTATAA